From one Rhineura floridana isolate rRhiFlo1 chromosome 4, rRhiFlo1.hap2, whole genome shotgun sequence genomic stretch:
- the IFNGR1 gene encoding interferon gamma receptor 1, which produces MGLAELLVVFAVLPSALHGEPGAWEPQMAVPPPTNIVIDSYNFNSSVQWDYESKSSKTLFVVKILCYGAPTAVEVSNCVNITKHYCDLTHKIDNRCHSFWILVKALSGLNESKYIHSENFHVTRHGRIGPPKLNLSIEDQEIKVDIKHPLTPYHGRKSPLNVRANFTDFAYKVFLWKSGSPEKRELYMTDEECLSRTCTISLHIPSWNTSYCVSAQGFSDENSIEGEESKESCIGLPSKHSIDLTVSITLGVVGFVILVVILAGICIWLSKKKRDIKLPKSLAAVVRNMNPVCSDSKPEGSVITSSSITPILSECEDEKLIDPIGEVKILDLGDSGKKADADNSQGALSNEGEVSLQEGIIVEISEGEQSSEENDNYFKSLSGQEEMCNSNPNLDLPGADMQQSTLLESCKIMSGYDRHRWLPPDVEESLNRQSSSTMPEA; this is translated from the exons TGCCTCCACCAACGAATATTGTCATAGATTCGTACAATTTCAACTCATCTGTTCAGTGGGATTATGAAAGCAAGTCATCAAAGACTCTCTTTGTGGTGAAGATCCTGTGCTATGG GGCGCCTACTGCTGTAGAAGTCAGTAACTGTGTAAACATAACAAAACACTATTGTGACCTCACCCACAAGATTGATAATCGCTGTCATTCATTCTGGATACTAGTTAAGGCTCTTTCTGGACTGAATGAATCTAAATATATACATTCTGAAAATTTTCACGTGACCAGGCATG GCCGAATAGGACCGCCAAAACTTAATCTCTCCATTGAAGATCAGGAAATCAAGGTTGATATTAAACATCCTCTCACTCCGTACCACGGGAGGAAGTCCCCACTTAATGTAAGGGCAAACTTCACCGACTTCGCTTACAAAGTGTTCCTTTGGAAAAGTGGAAGCCCAGAAAAG CGTGAGCTATATATGACAGATGAAGAATGCTTAAGCAGAACATGTACCATAAGTCTTCACATTCCTTCTTGGAATACCTCGTACTGTGTTTCGGCTCAAGGATTTTCAGATGAGAATTCTATTGAAGGTGAAGAATCCAAAGAGAGCTGTATTGGTCTTCCATCTAAACATTCAATAG ATTTAACAGTATCTATCACTCTTGGTGTTGTTGGCTTTGTTATTTTGGTGGTAATTCTTGCGGGAATCTGCATATGGTTAAGCAAGAAAAAGAGAGACATTAAACTTCCTAAGTCTCTG gcTGCTGTGGTAAGGAACATGAACCCAGTCTGTTCTGACTCAAAACCAGAAGGCTCTGTTATAACTTCCTCGTCCATTACACCCATATTGTCAGAGTGTGAAGATGAAAAGTTGATTGATCCCATTGGAGAAGTTAAGATTCTTGACCTCGGCGACTCTGGAAAAAAAGCAGATGCTGATAACTCTCAAGGAGCTTTAAGTAACGAAGGAGAGGTGAGCCTTCAAGAAGGCATTATTGTGGAAATCTCTGAAGGTGAACAAAGCTCTGAAGAGAATGACAATTATTTTAAATCTCTCAGTGGCCAAGAAGAGATGTGTAACAGTAATCCAAATCTGGATCTTCCCGGAGCAGACATGCAACAATCCACACTCCTAGAAAGTTGCAAAATTATGTCTGGCTATGACAGGCATCGttggcttcctccagatgtagaAGAATCACTGAATAGACAGAGTTCCAGTACCATGCCAGAAGCCTAA